Below is a window of Lodderomyces elongisporus chromosome 3, complete sequence DNA.
AAAAAGTCAATAAGAGCATTTTGGAGGTTGAGGAGGAATTGTTAAAGTATGATCCTACTTTCCATCACGAGGATACTTTTGCTGCCTCTAATAGCTTTGATTGGAAAAACCTGGTTTTACACAAATTCATCCATGGACCAAGACCAAACATCACTATAGCAATGCAAGCAGAGGGACTTTCACCGGATGAGATTGCCAACCACCCTGACATAATTAAGAAGAACCATCAAATACACCTCAACGTTGAAAGAATAAGAGTACCCGAGATCTTGTTTCAACCAAGTATAGGGGGTCTTGATCAAGCAGGTATCTGCGAAATATCGAGTGACTTGTTGAGAAAAAGACTAGATGGCAATTTCTTGTCCGGAGGTCAATCATTTGCAATGGCACAAAATGTTTTTATTACTGGTGGGTTAGCTCTTTTGCCTGGCTTTAAAAACAGAATTGAAAGGGACTTTAAAAGCTTCTTGCCTCTGGGTACGAAACTAAATGTTCGAATTGCACAAGATCCATTGTTAGATCCATGGCATGGTATGTGCAAATGGGCAAATAGTGAGGATTCGAAAATCGCTTATGTCTCAAAGGAAGAGTATGAGGAACTTGGTCCAGAGTACATAAAAGAACACGGTTTAGGAAACGCGTGTATCTTCTGATATTACTAGGATAAAtccaataaaaaaagaaagaaaaaaaaaaaaaaaagaaaattgatttAATACAGAGattaatagaaaagaaggtatagaagaaatgaaaaatgaaaatcgaaattaaaagaaataatgATAACATTAAACATTGACAATAACAGTAAACAATGACAATGAGAGTAACAATGGGTATCTATTGGAGATGAAAATTCTACATCACTTGTTCcatctacttttttttcttcaagtaTCTATATCCTTAAATagattttaatttttttggttcttcttcatctttttcttgtttcccTGCATCCCTctacttctttttatcGCTCACGTCCTTTTTAGCATTTGGATTGATACCCTTTTTCCGTAAGCTAATCTTTTTCGACTTCTCCATCAATGCTTCATCCTCTTCATTATCGAAAGTAGCAAAATCGTCGTGGATAATTCCTTCCTCGGCTGCTTCCGCTCTGGCAGCGTTTTCCTTTTCGCGTGCACCTGCTTTTGAAACGTCGTGTGGAGATGGAGCAatctttttgaatttggcAACATAAAATCCATCGACATTGTACGTGTGTGGATAGTATCTTCTTGTCAAATTTAATTTAGGGTTAAAGTGCTTTCCTCTATAAGAGGTAAATCCTTCTTTACCAATGGCCAACCCGGTTTCCACTAGTTTAACATTTGgtctttttcttaaagCGTAATCGACAACTGCTTCATTCTCATCCACGGCTACCGAACATGTAGAGTAAACAATAACACCTCCAGTTGGAGAGTTAGCATCAACTGAGTCTATTGCCGATAAAAGCAATTGCTTTTGCAAGTGAGGGATCTGTATAAAATCCTTTTCAGTTCTACTCACTTTGACGCTTTCATCCTTGGCTATAACACCGGTACCTGAACATGGTGCATCCAACAAAATTCTGTCAAACCCTCCAATGACTTTGGGAAACTCTCTTGCATCATAGTTACACACAATAGTATTCCTGCAGCCAAGTCTGTGAATATTAGCAATCAACGACTTTGTACGTGCCTTGTTTGCgtcatttgcaaaaatacAACCGGTATTTTTCATCATTGCTGAGATATATGTTGTTTTACCACCCGGTGCTGCAGCCATATCCAATATTCTCTCATTCTCCTGAGGGTCCAATGCCATAACTGGCAAGAAAGATGAAGCAGCTTGAAGAATATACTGACCTGCCAAATATTCTGGCGTAGCACCAATAGGTACTTGGGAGTCAAAAATTTGCAAACCAACCTTGGTCCATGATCCAATGGGCTGCAAATTAACACCTCTATTCACCAAACTTTGAGCAAGATCACGTCTTCTTGTCTTTAAGGTGTTGGTTCTAATAGTAATTGGTCTTGCGATCTCGTTGGCTTCAAAAAACTCAATTGCTTCTGCTGgtgaaaacaaattaaacaaTTTATCAGCAAGAAACTCTGAATAACCAAAGTATTCACAAATATCCTTGATCAACCTTGTCACGTAATCTGTTCTTGATCTACCTTCCTCGGCCAAAGTCTTGAAATTCTCCAATACTTTGACAATCTCAAGCATTCGTGTCCTCACCATCGTGACATCTTGTGGACCTTGTGccatctcttcttcttcttcttcagtaGGCAAAACCTTGGCTCTGGGCTGTATCTGGCCCTCTTCAAGAAGTTCCTTTTGTGCTTCTTCTGCCTcaagttcttcttcttcgtccaACTGTTTGGAATACAATTCCATATTTTGAGCATTTAATCCTTCcaaatcttcttcatcttcgtcatcatctGAAAACATCGGTCTAGCAcgatcatcttcatcagaATCAATATCTTCTAAACCTTCCTCACCTTCGAAATCTTCGACATCAAACTCATCgttatcaccatcatcaccattatCATCGTTTTCCTGATCTGAATCGTCAAATAATGATTTTTTGGCAGATGCCAATTCTTCGAAATCAACTTCTGGAAGTTCCTTTTCGgcttttttgtttactgATATATTATCACGTGTATccgttttcttcttcttaatatttttattacttgGTAATTCATCtctgtttctctttgttgaaGGTTTGGTTTTTTCGTCGGTGACTTTTGCACTTGAATCTATCTtgcttttactttttcctttctgaTCTTTCTTAGCTTTTGAAGCTTGAAATTCATCAAATGTAGGAGGTACTCCTTGCTTATTCTTTGCTCTACGACCCATTAGTTGTTCTTTAGTTGATTAGTATAAATGTTTCtgattgtttttgatgtcttgttactattattatttatttttattattattattcttaaattttttttttttatgagaagttttgttttccaaagGTTGTATTGATTGTAGAAAGTTGTCGTACTAGTTAAAATCTAGAGATGAGATGAGGTGAATTATTTCAGGGACAAAACTTTAAAgcgcaaaaacaaaagaaaaagaaaaaattgtatcTACCAAACCGTGATTGACCCAAGCACTCATCAGCCAAATAACCCATTGAATTTAGCACTAACAGTACTACCACCtccaacaccaccaacaccacgaacatcaccaccaacaccatcaaACGGCAGGATTGCATTTACgaaaattttcaaacacTGTCGAAATCACCAAAATTATACAAACAACTACTTTGGTCACAAACATGAGCAGAAATGACTCGATTATAGAGGCGGGACAGCATGTTCTTATACGCTTACCTTCAGAAGGTTTAAAGATTGTACATCTACAAACATCGGGTTTGATTGGTTTGGGGAAGTTTGGTACTTTTGAAGTTGCGCATATTCTAGGTCAACCACTTGGTTCATCTTTTgagattttggaaaacaatACAGTCAGGCGTATCAAAAGTCTAACTGAGACTTTAAATGATGACGATCTTCCCGATGAGGCTGCACAAAAGGAGGAATTGACCAAGATGTTCAGTAATAGTGCAGAGAATAATCAAAATATTCTTGATATCGGCgaaaaaattcaaagcTTGAGCAAGAAAGATATCGATGAGTTAAAGAAAAGTGGAGCATCCTCGAATATAGGCCAGACTATTATTGAGAAGATTATTGCTGGACATGGCGGGTTTGACAAAAAGACGCTTTTCTCCCaacaaaagtatttgaaaagaaagcaacAAAAGTTTTTGAGGCGATTCACTGTGGACTACTTGGGCGCATCACGATTGTTGGAATACTACATTGAAAAGGATGCATACAGAATGCAAGGGTTATCTATTGAATCATTGGGATTAATGATGTCGTATGCAAATATCAGACCGGGTGGGAAATACTTGGttattgatgaaatcaGTGGGGTTCTCACATATGCTTTAATGGAAAGAATGCAGGCCCAAGGTACACTCGTTTTACTCCATGAGAATGAGCACTGCAATTTAAATGCATTGAAATACACCGACTATCCCGAAGATGTTGTAAACGGCATCGTAAAACCAATCAACTGGCTTCAATTCACCGAGCCtcaaaatgaaagaattaAACCAGAGGACCTGGTTGAAACAGATTTCACAAAGAGCAAAGCTCGGGAACAATTCATCAAAAGGCGAGAACGTGccaacaatatcaatacTGTTATTGATTTAgttgaacaaaacaattttgaTGGGTTCATTTCGATATCTACACTCTATATGCCAGATGTAATGGACTTTGTGCTTCCTAGAATTGGTGGATCGCGACCAATTGTCGTCTACAATCAATACATGGAACCACTTGCTGACCTTCAGAGAAAATTCCAAAGCGATAAACGTGTTTTGGCTCCTTCTATGTTCGAAACAAGAGTAAGGCCATATCAAACTATCCCAGGAAGGATGCATCCTTTAATGACAATTCGAAGTGGCGGTGGTTATGTATTATGGGGAACCAGAGTCATACCTAATGATCtagttgttgcagttggtAAAGGTATTAAAAGGAAACACGAGGATTCACCTGAGTCATCTGAAGTAAAAGATGCAGCTGATGTCAAAGATTCGCCAAttggttgaaaaaaatataatcgGTAATGTATAATAATCCATCAGCTGAATCTTCTTCAGTAGTCAAAGAATCAAGTAAGGCTGTCATATATTTCCATCAATCAACTTGAGCGGGAAGAGTGGTAAACGGAAGGAGTAAATTTAATGtctattgttttgttttttttttttacataaaaaaacaacctCTTTCTTTACTCTACACTCAAATTGCAAGTGAAAAAGTTTAGTAAAGATTGCCACTTCCTCCGCAACAATTCAATATGTAGTTTTAAAAGATCATAAAATTGTATCACATAATGATTCCAAAAAGGTTAGACTTTCACCTTTTCGCCACCCCACCACGCATCGCAATTTGGTAGCCGAATCATTCATGGTGCCTACTCCCCAAAGATTAGAATCCAAAGCTTGTCGTACAGCACAGGCTTGATGCACGTAGCCTAGCTCAAATACAAACCCTTTTGCAGACAATGGTAGAACAACGTTGTTTATCAACTGTGTGTAAAATTCGACATCTCCTACTAAGGCTAAACGTGGTTCGTATAGCCTCACGGACCTCTCTACGCCATTTCTCTGTGTTGACTTGAGGTAATCTTCGGCTGGGATGTATGGTGGATTAGCTGTAACAATATCAATGTCGCCAATCTCGGAGaaatttttgcaaagaTTAGGATCAAATACATTTGCACTTTGGaaagaaatttttgtttgtgtagACGACATATCATGATTTGAGATAtatgttttcaaattcttttttgctaaCTCCAATGCCTCGATAGAAACATCAAACCCGATAGCTTCAAATTTATCTGCAAAATATTTGATCTGATGATTCAATAGTAGTGGAATGCAACCAGTTCCCGTGCAAGCATCCACGAATTTAAGAGTTCTAGcattattcttttccaacAACTCTGCTAATCTCGTACACCACTCTTCTGTTTCCCATCTTGGTACTAAAACTCCTTCTCTACATGCAATAGATAGTCCACCAAATGGCTGTGACTTTAAGATATATTGAAGTGGAACTAGTCGAGCTCGTCGATTAATCGCCATAATCCATTCTTCCTTTGGCAATTCGTTTTTGATCCATTTAAGCTCCAACTGCGCTCTATTAATGTCTCTATTGGCTCTTAATAGAGGCGGAAGGAGTCGTGAAACACCTTTAGCTTTTCGGATAAGCTTTGCTGTAAGACGTGTCATggacaaacaaaaatgatGGGAATAATGTGAATGAGCGGAAatccttattttttttctaaaaaaaaagaacaatcaAGTAGAAATTgtaataaaagaaagaaaccaaaaatagTAAGGACCCATGTGCCATGCGTAGAACGAGACTCATCCCCCATTACCCACAACCCATCACTCATTACCTGTGACCTAATAACCATTACCAATTACCCATAGTTCATTACCAAAATACTTTCCTTATATGAACAGTTTGCGGTTGTTGGTCACTAAAATATTAGATAAGAACTAGCtaggagaagaaaataaaaaaagagatgaTTTTCACTATAAATGTAGACACATACGCATTATGCAGTACATTAATACATACCAATCAAGCTATTGGGGTGTGTATACATGcttctatatatatatatatatatatagatatacaaaacaaattgatatTTACAAAATTCCCATTACATACCCTTTTTGATGTAATACATGTATGCACGTTCGTGAACATGCTCTGGGAATGGGGATATCACCTCGGAATGGCCTGGTCTAGCAATTGGATCTCTCAAGTATACAGCATGACAAGTGTCGAAGGAAATCTCAATGTGAGATGGCAAAACTGCAAAAGATCCCAAAAAGGCTCTTGGGGTCCATGGGGTAAAGAAAGATCTTTCAGGCTCTTCACGGCCATACGGGCTCTTTTGCCATGGTAAGTTTGGTCCGCTGTATTCACCCTTCTCCAAGATTTCTTCCTTGTTTAATTGAGGAACAAATTTGgttgttttggttgttttttccaaaacggCTGGGGTAACATTTTCTCCGCTTTCGCCCAGATGCGTTTTTCGTATCCTTTCCCATTCGCTATGTTCCAATTCCTTCAAGACACTTTTGATTAATCTAAACTCTTTCACTTCGCCTTCGGATCTCTCAACGTCCTTGGCAAAATACTTGTCCAACGCTTCTTCTGAAGTGTTATCCAAAAGAGAATGCTTCTTTTGAGCTAGAATGTTGTAAATCTTTAAACATTTCTCATCCGCAAAATTTCCGTATTTTCTGAATGATTCAGCAGATACTTCTCCGCTGGCAGCTTTGCCTAGTTGTATGATATCCTTCAAGATTGATTTGTTTGAAACcaggttttgttttgcctTCATGTtcctgttgctgctgctctTTCGACGATTGAGAatctcttgttttttgagCACTTCCAATTGATCCAAGTTTTCAGGCCGAGTTTCCTTCATCTGTTTAACTCTTTCAGGGtcctttttcatcaaagaAAGGTATTTGTTCCAAACACGAATTTGTTTGTCGTCGATCTTGActgatttttcaaaacttggCTTGGCTCTACCCATAGCAAATAGAACCTTTTCTGGGTCTACTGAAAACACATCACCGCTTTTGAGTGGAAAAGATGGATGTCTAATTTTGACACCATTCACTTTGACAAATCCTCCAAGAATGAATTGGCGTGCTTGTCTAACTGAAGAAGCAAACATGCTTCTAAACACGGCAAACTCTAATCTTTTCTCAAGAGCTGCATAGGTTTGTAAAGTGATGGGTGTTGGGGCTACAGCTTCACCTTTTAATGAGGCATCTAATTGAGAATATGTCTTAAGCTCGGGATCAAATAACACTTTTTTGaaccttttttccttcaaatGCTCTCCGTGGTATGCCCTGGTTTCGGACTTGGCAGTCCATTTCTGCTGATACATTGTTTTACCAACGTAGTCGATTGGGTCTTTCCTATAAAGATTAAAAAGGTTGAGTTTGCTCATGGACATTTCAACCTTTCCCCGAATCATTCGGGACATCTTGTCCATTCTGCGAGGCATCTTTGTGGAAACAGAAAATCTGGTTTAGATGATGCACAAGTAGTGGGTTTGATTGAAATACACCCTTTAATTTAGCTCAAACCGTTctaatttgaaattttttctttgtacatttttttttttcatttttttgtcttgatttgttttgtctAATAAGGACTCGCTCACGCACACTCTATTCACTCTATTCACTCTATTTACTCGCTCATCATTATGACACTTTcaccctctctctctttctctctctctctcttttttttttcgctcTTGCTTCCGCTTTGGCTTTGGCTTCCAGGATACCTCTTATTTGAATCGCGGCttcaaatatatacaatgTATTTTTATGAGCTATGTTTTTACGTGATTATATCTTTTTAATTATACCCTGCTCACGCCAggtctaaaaaaaaatactgtTATCTTGAAGGCCTACTTCACATTCACTAATGTTGTCCAGTAATTGGTCAGTGGAGGAGGAAATCCAATTGTTCAACTTGATATGCGATTTCAAACCTGTAGGGAAACCGAAACATGAAAATGTTAAAGTAATAGTGAATAAACTCAACGAACTCGCCAATCCCCAAGATCAAGTCTTTACCGCTGAAGACGTCTGGGAAAAACTTTCCCAATTTTACGACTTGCCCAAAATTGATGTGATTGAGGAAAACGCAAGTGAAACAAGTTCAGAGCTCGATACAATGCCTATTCAAGATGCTTCAGATATGAAATCGAATGATAAAGGCGAAAAGACAACTTCTGCAAGTGatggagaagaaaacaCTTTGCACAAAACAGTTGAAGCGCTGGTGAGTGCTAAAGGAAAAGATACGAGTGCTCGTAAAGATTCTTTGCCTGGCGAAAATGATGATAGTGAGGGAGAAGAGGAGATggcgaaaagaaaaactcgAGATACAAGGGGAACCAGAGAGTCAACTCCCAGACGCCGACTAAGACGCGGTGAAAAAGAGATTGATGAGAACAAGTTACGCTTAAGAAACACTGAAAGGCAACGTGAAACAAGTTCCAGTCGACAGCCTGATAATAATGTATATTCAAAGCGGTcaaaggaggaaaaaataGCGAATACAAAACGAGAACTGCtggaacaagaagaaggcGAGAGTCGTGGAGTAGATGACAAAGATGACCAAGAggtgaaagaagaaacggACGATACCGTAGAaa
It encodes the following:
- the NOP2 gene encoding rRNA (cytosine-C5-)-methyltransferase nop2, with translation MGRRAKNKQGVPPTFDEFQASKAKKDQKGKSKSKIDSSAKVTDEKTKPSTKRNRDELPSNKNIKKKKTDTRDNISVNKKAEKELPEVDFEELASAKKSLFDDSDQENDDNGDDGDNDEFDVEDFEGEEGLEDIDSDEDDRARPMFSDDDEDEEDLEGLNAQNMELYSKQLDEEEELEAEEAQKELLEEGQIQPRAKVLPTEEEEEEMAQGPQDVTMVRTRMLEIVKVLENFKTLAEEGRSRTDYVTRLIKDICEYFGYSEFLADKLFNLFSPAEAIEFFEANEIARPITIRTNTLKTRRRDLAQSLVNRGVNLQPIGSWTKVGLQIFDSQVPIGATPEYLAGQYILQAASSFLPVMALDPQENERILDMAAAPGGKTTYISAMMKNTGCIFANDANKARTKSLIANIHRLGCRNTIVCNYDAREFPKVIGGFDRILLDAPCSGTGVIAKDESVKVSRTEKDFIQIPHLQKQLLLSAIDSVDANSPTGGVIVYSTCSVAVDENEAVVDYALRKRPNVKLVETGLAIGKEGFTSYRGKHFNPKLNLTRRYYPHTYNVDGFYVAKFKKIAPSPHDVSKAGAREKENAARAEAAEEGIIHDDFATFDNEEDEALMEKSKKISLRKKGINPNAKKDVSDKKK
- the TRM6 gene encoding tRNA (adenine(58)-N(1))-methyltransferase non-catalytic subunit trm6 (BUSCO:EOG09261I0F) gives rise to the protein MSRNDSIIEAGQHVLIRLPSEGLKIVHLQTSGLIGLGKFGTFEVAHILGQPLGSSFEILENNTVRRIKSLTETLNDDDLPDEAAQKEELTKMFSNSAENNQNILDIGEKIQSLSKKDIDELKKSGASSNIGQTIIEKIIAGHGGFDKKTLFSQQKYLKRKQQKFLRRFTVDYLGASRLLEYYIEKDAYRMQGLSIESLGLMMSYANIRPGGKYLVIDEISGVLTYALMERMQAQGTLVLLHENEHCNLNALKYTDYPEDVVNGIVKPINWLQFTEPQNERIKPEDSVETDFTKSKAREQFIKRRERANNINTVIDLVEQNNFDGFISISTLYMPDVMDFVLPRIGGSRPIVVYNQYMEPLADLQRKFQSDKRVLAPSMFETRVRPYQTIPGRMHPLMTIRSGGGYVLWGTRVIPNDLVVAVGKGIKRKHEDSPESSEVKDAADVKDSPIG
- a CDS encoding uncharacterized protein (BUSCO:EOG092651FJ), yielding MDKMSRMIRGKVEMSMSKLNLFNLYRKDPIDYVGKTMYQQKWTAKSETRAYHGEHLKEKRFKKVLFDPELKTYSQLDASLKGEAVAPTPITLQTYAALEKRLEFAVFRSMFASSVRQARQFILGGFVKVNGVKIRHPSFPLKSGDVFSVDPEKVLFAMGRAKPSFEKSVKIDDKQIRVWNKYLSLMKKDPERVKQMKETRPENLDQLEVLKKQEILNRRKSSSNRNMKAKQNSVSNKSILKDIIQLGKAASGEVSAESFRKYGNFADEKCLKIYNILAQKKHSLLDNTSEEALDKYFAKDVERSEGEVKEFRLIKSVLKELEHSEWERIRKTHSGESGENVTPAVLEKTTKTTKFVPQLNKEEILEKGEYSGPNLPWQKSPYGREEPERSFFTPWTPRAFLGSFAVLPSHIEISFDTCHAVYLRDPIARPGHSEVISPFPEHVHERAYMYYIKKGM
- the EAF7 gene encoding esa1-associated factor, encoding MLSSNWSVEEEIQLFNLICDFKPVGKPKHENVKVIVNKLNELANPQDQVFTAEDVWEKLSQFYDLPKIDVIEENASETSSELDTMPIQDASDMKSNDKGEKTTSASDGEENTLHKTVEASVSAKGKDTSARKDSLPGENDDSEGEEEMAKRKTRDTRGTRESTPRRRLRRGEKEIDENKLRLRNTERQRETSSSRQPDNNVYSKRSKEEKIANTKRESSEQEEGESRGVDDKDDQEVKEETDDTVESEEDEEDEEMQENAEDAEDTVASEKDEKDEKDEKDDEVGKDEQEQEQEQEEHTDDDELKRKSKSQNKEEAEQDLVPARRTRLKRRNTDVTDLSSLNPRKRTRSSVKREEEPEKSEQSENSEGPEKPEKPEKHEKLEKPEQIESTRVNEQSKQDGVDAHLISSIPRRRTRFGQPQDLDQSKGEKAKSDLNSNRDNKSAKVATEKEKEKEKVKGKVDDSNEAAGESTLKEQPKENRQPLRRSSRKR